A window from Citrus sinensis cultivar Valencia sweet orange chromosome 5, DVS_A1.0, whole genome shotgun sequence encodes these proteins:
- the LOC102618977 gene encoding inactive protein kinase SELMODRAFT_444075-like isoform X1, translating to MTEELCERVVVIQDASRDVNSSAIGGILKNLSLKHGDSLKFLAVLHQVNNPMGYKIRLDSSSMVRTNQKIIEEHISRKKEEYQTNVEIEQISKLCQAENIEFEIEVRPGVSLKTVAVRVAKKFKATWIILDRHVKQKSYYLENLSCKISRMKRDNSMEHLRGHKAIAKNKLQVEKINQDDQVSYDEMIPGSPRRKDSAKKSQISHKPNSDDEQDDGVGEPPWHNNRNKSTSFPKASSSDQLLTISRVLSKEASSSGYTETKHSSPLEPNGEEDDTFSIDLNKENFTSSPDADLESQKQISKNIESWLATSPNEAFDNSICPVCQNRRPKIGWTRDFTCAELRAATDGFSGSKYLSEGGFGSVFKGEINGLMIAVKQHKDASSQGDREFKSEVQVLSKARHENVVMLLGSCSDGNKRLLVYEYVCNGSLDQHLSKHTRTHLTWEKRMKIALGAAKGLQYLHENNIIHRDMGPNNILVTHDFEPMLGDFGLAKTQREDSDYSTETGVVGTLGYLAPEYVECGKLSTKTDVYSFGVVLLQLITGLKTNDKTLGEKGLVGWARPLLKERNYPDLIDPRIIDCYDVHQLFWMVQIAKKCLSKDPQKRLPMDTVVDALKSIMEGTATSNIRGFSPGSDYGSSTSYSDSSESPSQSEDTSLSVDTTSVSSMNVRYPPTPPIQTFRRHPPSPSLPARRSTSSVQRRGYVLYDEMII from the exons ATGACAGAAGAATTATGTGAAAGAGTGGTGGTGATTCAGGATGCATCAAGGGATGTGAATTCTAGTGCAATCGGAGGAATCCTGAAAAACTTGTCACTTAAACATGGAGATTCACTTAAATTTCTTGCTGTTCTTCATCAGGTTAATAATCCTA TGGGATACAAGATCAGATTGGACTCGAGTTCCATGGTTAGAACAAACcagaaaataattgaagaacATATTTCAAGGAAGAAGGAAGAGTACCAAACAAATGTGGAGATTGAACAAATTTCCAAGCTATGCCAAGCAGAAAAT ATCGAGTTTGAAATAGAAGTACGTCCAGGAGTCTCTTTGAAGACTGTTGCTGTTAGAGTTGccaaaaaattcaaagcaacCTGGATCATACTTGATAG GCACGTGAAACAAAAAAGCTACTACTTGGAGAATCTTTCATGCAAAATATCAAGGATGAAACGAGACAACTCAATGGAACATCTAAGAGGGCACAAAGCCATTGCAAAGAACAAATTACAGGTCGAAAAAATCAATCAGGATGACCAAGTTTCATATGATGAAATGATTCCTGGAAGTCCAAGGAGAAAAGACTCGGCCAAAA AGTCTCAGATTTCTCACAAGCCAAACTCAGATGACGAACAAGATGACGGTGTAGGGGAACCCCCATGGCATAACAATAGGAATAAATCTACTTCATTTCCTAAAGCTTCATCAAGTGATCAGCTTTTGACAATCTCTAGGGTATTAAGCAAAGAAGCTTCAAGTTCAGGTTACACTGAGACAAAGCACTCTTCACCCTTGGAACCAAATGGAGAAGAAGACGACACTTTTTCCattgatttgaataaagaaAACTTTACAAGCAGCCCAGATGCTGATCTTGAAAGCCAAAAGCAAATAAGCAAAAACATTGAAAGTTGGCTTGCAACAAGTCCTAACGAAGCCTTTGACAACTCCATTTGTCCAGTTTGCCAAAACAGAAGGCCAAAGATAGGATGGACAAGAGACTTTACTTGTGCTGAGCTACGAGCCGCAACAGATGGATTTTCGGGCTCGAAATATTTATCAGAAGGCGGCTTTGGTTCTGTGTTTAAAGGAGAAATAAATGGTCTAATGATTGCTGTAAAGCAACATAAAGATGCAAGCAGCCAAGGAGACAGGGAGTTCAAGTCCGAAGTTCAAGTTCTTAGCAAAGCCAGACATGAGAATGTAGTCATGTTATTGGGGTCTTGTTCTGATGGAAACAAAAGGTTGCTTGTTTATGAATATGTTTGCAATGGCTCTTTGGATCAACATCTATCAA AGCACACACGCACGCATCTGACCTGGGAAAAGAGGATGAAAATAGCACTGGGGGCAGCCAAAGGCTTACAGTATCTGCATGAAAACAACATCATCCACAGAGATATGGGACCAAACAACATTCTTGTGACACATGATTTTGAACCAATG CTTGGAGATTTTGGCCTCGCGAAAACTCAGCGCGAAGATTCGGATTACTCTACAGAGACAGGAGTTGTGGGAACTCTGGGATATTTGGCTCCAGAATATGTTGAATGTGGGAAATTGTCAACTAAAACAGACGTGTACTCATTTGGAGTGGTTCTGTTGCAGCTAATAACAGGACTCAAGACTAATGACAAAACACTTGGAGAGAAAGGTCTTGTGGGATGG GCAAGACCGCtgctaaaggaaagaaactACCCAGATTTAATCGACCCCAGAATCATAGATTGCTACGATGTTCATCAGCTGTTTTGGATGGTTCAAATAGCCAAAAAATGTCTGAGCAAAGATCCCCAGAAGAGATTGCCAATGGATACG GTGGTGGATGCATTGAAATCCATAATGGAAGGCACTGCAACTAGCAATATCAGAGGTTTCTCCCCAGGATCGGATTATGGAAGTAGCACCAGCTACTCTGACTCGTCTGAATCACCATCTCAATCTGAAGATACAAGCTTGAGTGTCGATACTACATCGGTTAGTAGCATGAATGTGAGGTACCCACCAACACCCCCCATACAAACTTTCCGAAGACATCCACCTTCGCCGTCACTGCCAGCCAGAAGATCTACCTCATCCGTGCAGAGAAGAGGTTATGTGCTTTATGATGAGATGATCATTTAG
- the LOC102618977 gene encoding probable serine/threonine-protein kinase PBL24 isoform X2 yields MVRTNQKIIEEHISRKKEEYQTNVEIEQISKLCQAENIEFEIEVRPGVSLKTVAVRVAKKFKATWIILDRHVKQKSYYLENLSCKISRMKRDNSMEHLRGHKAIAKNKLQVEKINQDDQVSYDEMIPGSPRRKDSAKKSQISHKPNSDDEQDDGVGEPPWHNNRNKSTSFPKASSSDQLLTISRVLSKEASSSGYTETKHSSPLEPNGEEDDTFSIDLNKENFTSSPDADLESQKQISKNIESWLATSPNEAFDNSICPVCQNRRPKIGWTRDFTCAELRAATDGFSGSKYLSEGGFGSVFKGEINGLMIAVKQHKDASSQGDREFKSEVQVLSKARHENVVMLLGSCSDGNKRLLVYEYVCNGSLDQHLSKHTRTHLTWEKRMKIALGAAKGLQYLHENNIIHRDMGPNNILVTHDFEPMLGDFGLAKTQREDSDYSTETGVVGTLGYLAPEYVECGKLSTKTDVYSFGVVLLQLITGLKTNDKTLGEKGLVGWARPLLKERNYPDLIDPRIIDCYDVHQLFWMVQIAKKCLSKDPQKRLPMDTVVDALKSIMEGTATSNIRGFSPGSDYGSSTSYSDSSESPSQSEDTSLSVDTTSVSSMNVRYPPTPPIQTFRRHPPSPSLPARRSTSSVQRRGYVLYDEMII; encoded by the exons ATGGTTAGAACAAACcagaaaataattgaagaacATATTTCAAGGAAGAAGGAAGAGTACCAAACAAATGTGGAGATTGAACAAATTTCCAAGCTATGCCAAGCAGAAAAT ATCGAGTTTGAAATAGAAGTACGTCCAGGAGTCTCTTTGAAGACTGTTGCTGTTAGAGTTGccaaaaaattcaaagcaacCTGGATCATACTTGATAG GCACGTGAAACAAAAAAGCTACTACTTGGAGAATCTTTCATGCAAAATATCAAGGATGAAACGAGACAACTCAATGGAACATCTAAGAGGGCACAAAGCCATTGCAAAGAACAAATTACAGGTCGAAAAAATCAATCAGGATGACCAAGTTTCATATGATGAAATGATTCCTGGAAGTCCAAGGAGAAAAGACTCGGCCAAAA AGTCTCAGATTTCTCACAAGCCAAACTCAGATGACGAACAAGATGACGGTGTAGGGGAACCCCCATGGCATAACAATAGGAATAAATCTACTTCATTTCCTAAAGCTTCATCAAGTGATCAGCTTTTGACAATCTCTAGGGTATTAAGCAAAGAAGCTTCAAGTTCAGGTTACACTGAGACAAAGCACTCTTCACCCTTGGAACCAAATGGAGAAGAAGACGACACTTTTTCCattgatttgaataaagaaAACTTTACAAGCAGCCCAGATGCTGATCTTGAAAGCCAAAAGCAAATAAGCAAAAACATTGAAAGTTGGCTTGCAACAAGTCCTAACGAAGCCTTTGACAACTCCATTTGTCCAGTTTGCCAAAACAGAAGGCCAAAGATAGGATGGACAAGAGACTTTACTTGTGCTGAGCTACGAGCCGCAACAGATGGATTTTCGGGCTCGAAATATTTATCAGAAGGCGGCTTTGGTTCTGTGTTTAAAGGAGAAATAAATGGTCTAATGATTGCTGTAAAGCAACATAAAGATGCAAGCAGCCAAGGAGACAGGGAGTTCAAGTCCGAAGTTCAAGTTCTTAGCAAAGCCAGACATGAGAATGTAGTCATGTTATTGGGGTCTTGTTCTGATGGAAACAAAAGGTTGCTTGTTTATGAATATGTTTGCAATGGCTCTTTGGATCAACATCTATCAA AGCACACACGCACGCATCTGACCTGGGAAAAGAGGATGAAAATAGCACTGGGGGCAGCCAAAGGCTTACAGTATCTGCATGAAAACAACATCATCCACAGAGATATGGGACCAAACAACATTCTTGTGACACATGATTTTGAACCAATG CTTGGAGATTTTGGCCTCGCGAAAACTCAGCGCGAAGATTCGGATTACTCTACAGAGACAGGAGTTGTGGGAACTCTGGGATATTTGGCTCCAGAATATGTTGAATGTGGGAAATTGTCAACTAAAACAGACGTGTACTCATTTGGAGTGGTTCTGTTGCAGCTAATAACAGGACTCAAGACTAATGACAAAACACTTGGAGAGAAAGGTCTTGTGGGATGG GCAAGACCGCtgctaaaggaaagaaactACCCAGATTTAATCGACCCCAGAATCATAGATTGCTACGATGTTCATCAGCTGTTTTGGATGGTTCAAATAGCCAAAAAATGTCTGAGCAAAGATCCCCAGAAGAGATTGCCAATGGATACG GTGGTGGATGCATTGAAATCCATAATGGAAGGCACTGCAACTAGCAATATCAGAGGTTTCTCCCCAGGATCGGATTATGGAAGTAGCACCAGCTACTCTGACTCGTCTGAATCACCATCTCAATCTGAAGATACAAGCTTGAGTGTCGATACTACATCGGTTAGTAGCATGAATGTGAGGTACCCACCAACACCCCCCATACAAACTTTCCGAAGACATCCACCTTCGCCGTCACTGCCAGCCAGAAGATCTACCTCATCCGTGCAGAGAAGAGGTTATGTGCTTTATGATGAGATGATCATTTAG
- the LOC102619465 gene encoding transcription factor MYB33: MSCSSNGSDDMMLSNDQTDSPLMDEGGGGTARGVILKKGPWTSAEDAILIDYVKKHGEGNWNAVQKNSGLFRCGKSCRLRWANHLRPNLKKGAFTQEEEQMIVELHAKMGNKWARMAAHLPGRTDNEIKNYWNTRIKRRQRAGLPLYPPEVSFQALQESQCQNINGINSGDKGHHDLLQANGYEIPDVVFDSLKANQGVLPYVPDIPDITASTMLMKGLGSQYCSFVSPVMHRPKRLRESVPLFSAYGGSVKNEFSFDQFHNDTSDKIARSFGLSFPLDPDTTPKAPESFGMLQGSHTLSNGNFSASKPNLGAVKLELPSLQYTETDLGSWGTSSPQPLLETVDAFIQSPPPTGTLDSGCPSPRNSGLLDALIHESNTLKNHSSDKSSNSSSVTPDVADSCTRNFCETEWEDYSDPLSPLGHSATSLFNECTPLSASGSSLDEQAPVETFGYKVKSEPVDQAWTPDREKESGNLFVSQPDALLASDWFEHGSSYVKDPIVMNDAIATLLGDDLRSEYKQMSTGTSAPSQGWGFSSCAWNNMPAVCQMSELP, from the exons ATGAGTTGCTCATCGAATGGAAGTGATGATATGATGCTCTCCAACGATCAGACTGACTCACCGTTAATGGATGAAGGTGGAGGAGGTACAGCTCGAGGAGTTATCCTGAAGAAAGGACCATGGACATCTGCTGAAGATGCGATCTTGATCGACTATGTTAAGAAGCATGGGGAGGGGAACTGGAATGCCGTTCAAAAGAACTCAGGCTTGTTCCGCTGTGGAAAAAGCTGTCGTTTGAGATGGGCAAATCATTTGAGGCCAAACTTAAAGAAGGGGGCATTTACTCAAGAAGAGGAACAGATGATTGTTGAGCTCCATGCCAAAATGGGAAACAAATGGGCAAGAATGGCTGCGCAT TTGCCTGGTCGTACAGataatgagataaaaaattactgGAATACCCGAATCAAACGACGCCAACGTGCTGGTTTACCTCTTTATCCTCCTGAAGTGTCTTTCCAAGCATTGCAAGAGTCTCAATGCCAGAACATCAATGGAATAAACAGTGGGGATAAAGGCCATCATGATCTCCTGCAGGCCAATGGTTATGAGATACCTGATGTTGTATTTGACAGTTTGAAGGCCAACCAGGGCGTCCTACCTTATGTCCCTGACATTCCTGATATTACTGCAAGCACCATGCTGATGAAAGGTCTGGGTTCTCAATACTGTAGCTTCGTGTCGCCGGTAATGCATCGACCGAAGCGTCTTCGAGAATCAGTGCCATTATTTTCTGCTTATGGTGGAAGTGTTAAAAATGAGTTCTCATTTGATCAGTTCCACAATGATACTTCGGATAAGATAGCTCGATCTTTTGGGCTGTCTTTTCCACTTGATCCCGATACTACTCCCAAGGCCCCCGAGTCTTTTGGGATGTTACAGGGTAGCCACACCCTTTCAAATGGCAATTTCTCTGCTTCTAAGCCCAATTTGGGGGCTGTGAAGTTGGAGCTCCCTTCACTCCAATATACAGAAACTGATTTAGGTAGCTGGGGAACATCTTCCCCACAACCTTTACTTGAGACAGTTGATGCTTTTATCCAGTCTCCTCCACCGACTGGGACACTTGACTCAGGTTGTCCTTCACCACGTAACAGTGGCCTGCTAGATGCTTTAATCCATGAGTCTAACACTCTGAAAAATCATTCCTCGGATAAGAGTTCAAATTCGTCTTCTGTTACACCTGATGTTGCTGATAGTTGCACCCGGAATTTTTGTGAAACAGAATGGGAAGACTACAGTGATCCTCTTTCTCCTTTGGGTCATTCTGCAACCTCTCTCTTTAATGAGTGCACTCCCCTTAGTGCCAGTGGAAGTTCCTTGGATGAACAAGCACCTGTGGAGACGTTTG GATACAAGGTGAAATCAGAACCAGTTGACCAGGCATGGACTCCAGATAGAGAGAAGGAAAGTGGTAACTTATTTGTTAGTCAGCCTGATGCTTTACTAGCATCTGATTGGTTTGAGCATGGTTCATCTTATGTTAAGGACCCAATTGTCATGAATGATGCTATAGCAACCCTTCTTGGTGATGATTTGCGCAGTGAATATAAGCAGATGTCCACAGGTACTTCTGCACCAAGTCAAGGATGGGGCTTCAGCTCTTGTGCATGGAATAACATGCCTGCCGTATGTCAAATGTCTGAACTCCCTTGA